The window TTTCAAGCTCTTCATTCCTTTTCAAGGCGGCTTTCAAATCCTTCTTTAGGGCACGCTCAGAATCGGTTTCGTCCGCAGACGAAGGAAGAGAATCCCACCCAAGCTCAGGGTGATTTCGTATGAGTCTCTCAACGTCCTTCTCATCAAAAGCCAAATGGTCAACATGAGCAGGCTCGTACTCAGGACGATCATACCCATCATTGAAAATACGATATGAGCTTGCCGGACCAGCCTCAGTGCACCTGTAGAATATATCGCCAGTCTCATCATTTACGATTCTTTTAACAACAAGCCATGGAGGCAATTCCCCAATCCTGATAAGCCTATAGAGCTCAACAACCCCATCCATACCAGGACACCTTTTGAACAGTTCTTTGGCGTTGTACCCTTTCAACAACGTAATTATTTGTTCCATACAATCCTTTTGGTTATGAAAGGGGGCACAATGCCACATCCTCGTTTCTTGTCAATGCAACCACATATAATAACGTAATAAATGACTGCGCGCTCACTCGTCATACATATGCGGCCAGACAACTAAATTATTGCCTCTGTGGTAATCGAACATCAGCGCTCAAAATCTGGCGTAGAAAACACGACTTGTGGCAAATTCGTGGCAGAATGAAATCAAAACAATTTGTGGTAAATTCGTGGCAATATAAAAACAAACAAAAAAGGCCCTTACGAAGATTTCTTCGTAAGGGCCTGATTTTCAATGGTGCTCGGGGACAGAATTGAACTGCCGACACGGGGATTTTCAGTCCCCTGCTCTACCGACTGAGCTACCCGAGCGCCGGTGAGGAGTTGTGTTTAGCGAAGCAGGAGTTGCTTGGCAAGTCTTTTTTTCTGCTTACGATTCTTATCAAGTCACGACACAACACATTTGTCCGCAGCGGTGAAATCACTTCCGGCAGGGAATACAACCAGGTCTTCGACATCCTGATATATCCCGATTCGCTGTCCGATGGCGTGTTGATGATGGCTCGGGACCAAGGCCTGCACCTGTTCGCCGTTGGCCAACTGGAGCGTGTAGAGAATGGTCGGGCCTCGGAACGTCTTTTCCGAAATGATTGCCTCATGTTCACTGTCATCGTCATGCACCACATCTTCTGGACGGATCAGGACGCTGACCTCACAACCTGTTTCGCATGGAACCGAAATCACGCCTCTCAAAGTGCCCAGAGCGGTTTCCACCACGCCCTCTTCCTGCACAGTTCCTTTGATAAACGTCCCTTCCCCAACAAACCCGGCAACAACCGTATTTGCAGGAAAGTGATAGACAGCATGCGGGGCATCCCACTGTTGCATCTCTCCGCAAGACAGCACTCCGACCTTATCGGCCATGGCAAATGCCTCGTTCTGATTATGCGTCACCATGAGCGCCGTGATGGACCGCGCTTTGAGGATGTCTCGAATCTCGGCCGAGAGGGATTCACGAAGAGCCACATCCAAATTGGAAAACGGCTCGTCCATGAGAAGCAATTTGGGTTCGGGAGCCAAGGCCCGAGCCAGAGCAACCCGCTGTTGTTGCCCGCCCGACAGCTCATGGGGGTATTTGCTCTGCTCTCCGGCAAGGCCCACGGTCTCGAGAAGCTCATCCACACGTTGTTGCTTTGCCTGCTTTGAAACACCCTCCAGACCAAAGGCGACATTGTCGGCCACTGTCAGATGGGGAAAGAGGGCATAGTCCTGAAACACCATGCCGATATTGCGGTTCTCCGGGGCGACGTAGGTGGGTCCGGCAACCATTTGACCGTCAATGGCGATGGAACCGCTCGCGATGTCTTCAAATCCAGCGATGGTTCGCAACAACGTGGTCTTGCCGCAGCCGCTGGGGCCGAGTAGGCAGCCGATCTCCCCTTCCTCAAGGGAAAAGGTGACATTCTTTACGACATGAAAATCGTCATAGAATTTATGGATATTCCGGACTTCGAGCAGATTTTTACGCATAGCTATTTCTCCGACTGCCGGGTGAGCAACAGCACCGGCACAAGGCCCACGAGGATGAGAACCACGGCGGGAATGGCCGCAAGCTCCCACTCGCCCTCAGAGGTGTATTCGAAAATTTTCACGGCAAGGGTGTCCCAGCCAAATGGCCGCATCATCAACGTAATGGGCATTTCCTTCATGACATCCACCAACACGAGGATGGCACCGGCCATGAGCCCTTTGTTGAGCATGGGTAGATAGATGCGCCGCAGCAAGGCCAACCCGCTTACGCCCATTGTTCGAGCCGCTTCCCCGATGGAAGGAGTGATACGCTGCATCGCGCTGTCTACGGAGCCAAATGCGGCCGCCATAAATCGGACGACATAAGCCACAATCATCAACCCCAGTGACCCTTGAATGATGGGAGAGACCTTCCCGTCTGTGACGCCACTGACAAGATGGATCAGGGCAGCGTCCAACCAAGAGGCTGGGATGAATATGCCCACAGCCAAGACAGTACCGGGGAGCGCGTATCCAAGCGTTGCAATCCGGGATGTCCAGGTCATGACATGGCCAGGGTCGTTCCGTTTCGCAAAAGCCAGAACCATCGCGCACAAGGTGGTGGCAGCGGCCCCCGTCAAGCCGAGAGAAAGTGTCTTCACGCTGTAAGACACATACCTGACGGCATCGGGCCCAACGACCTCCCACGCCCAGAAAGCCAGTTGAATGCACGGGACGGCAAAAGCCAACATGAACACCAGTAAGGACGCTGCAAAAGCTGCCCACTTGCCAAATCCTGTGAGCTTGAGCCGTTCAGCCTGGCTCGAACGACCTGCTTCCGTGAATCGCATTCGGGCACGCATACGCTGCTCCATAACCAGAGCAATCAGGACGAAGATGGCCAGCACCGAAGAAAGCTGGGCGGCACTCTCCAGAGAGAAGAGCCCAAACCATGCCTTGTAAATGGCATTAGTAAACGTGTCGTAGTTGAAGATGGACACCGCACCAAAGTCGGCCAGGGATTCCATGCAGACGAGCACCAGCCCCGCAGCGATGAAAGGCCGGGCCATTGGCAAGGCAACTTTGAAAAACGCTCGGGACGGCTTCATGCCCAAAGTGCGCGCCGCTTCCATTGCGGTGCGACCTTGCGTCATGAATGCGCTTCGAGCCATCAGGTAGACATAGGGATAGAATGCCAAAGACAAGATGGAGGCCACGCCCACAACGTTGCGGATGTCAATGAATCCCATGGAGGGAAACGCTGCGCGGAGTGCCGTCTGCACTGGCCCGGAAAAATCGAACAGGCCGAGATACACGAAAGCGAAGACGTATGGCGGAACGGCAAAAGGAAGCACCAACGCCCACGCGAAAAATTTACGCCCCGGATAGTCACAGGCTCCTGTGAGCCATCCCAGGCCAACGCCCATGACAGCCGTCAAGGGCACAATGCAGAGGAGCAGGAGCGCGGTGTTGGCAACCAGTGTGGCAAGAACATTCTCCGCAAGGTGCTGCCAGACGTCCTGCTGCGGGATCAGCAGATGTCCTACGATCACCAGCAGCGGAACAGATGCCACCAAGGCGAGCAGCGCCGCCCCTGCAAACCAGCCCGGGGACTGGAGGCGAAAGAGACGCCGCCGGGGAGGCGACAGGGTCTCCCCGGCGGTGTGTACTTTCAAGGATTCAGACATGGTCTATTTGTACCCTGCGCGGTCCATCAGCTTGATGGCTGCGGCCTGATACTCGCCATACTTGGCGACATTCATGGGGTTGCCCTTGAACTCGCCCCAGGCTGCGACAACAGGGTCAGCCTTGACGGATTCGTTGGCGGGGAATTCCATGTTAAGGGAAGCGAACTTGCCCTGCGCTTCGGCAGAAGAGAGCCACTCGAGCAGCTTCACGGCTTCAGCCTGATTCTTGGCATGTTTGGTGACGCCTGCGCCGGAAACATTCATGTGAACGCCGGTGGTCTGCTGATTCGGCCAGAAGATAGCCAGCGGCAGGTCGGGGTTCTTCTTGAGCAGACGGCCAAAATAGTAGGTGTTGACCACAGCCACATCGCCGACACCGGCAACAACGGCTTCCAGAGCCTTGGTGTCACTTGAGAAAGGCGCCACAGGCATGTTGGCAACCCAGGACTTGACGATCTTTTCGGTCTCGGCCTCGCCCTTTTCAGCGATCATGGAAGCGACCAGAGACTGGTTGTAAACTTTCTTGGAAGTACGGAGCAGCAGACGGCCTTTCCATTCGTCAGAACCCAGCGCTTCATAGGTGGAAAGCTCGGACGGATTAACCTTGTCCTTGTTGTACACGATGGTGCGTGCACGGACAGACAGGCCGACCCAACGATTCTGCGGGTCACGGAGATGCGTAGGGATGTTCTCGGTCAGCACTGCGGAATCCAGAGGCTGCAGGACGCCTTCCTCGGCAGCATGCCAGAGATTACCCGCATCAACGGTGATGAAGAGGTCTGCAGGAGTATTTGCGCCTTCGGCCTTGATGCGTTCCAACAGTGCGCCGGCCTTTCCGGTGATGTACTTGACCTCAACGCCGGTCTTGGCGGTGTAGGCTTCGAACAGCGGCTTGATGAGATGTTCTTTGCGTGCAGAGTAGACAACTACTTCACTGGCAAAAGCAGAGACGGTCCAGGCCGCGACCAGCAGGGCGGTCAAAGAAAGGGTAATCAGTTTTTTCACGTTAAGCTCCTTGAAGCGTTTTTGCTGAAATTGAAAATGAATCTCAGCCGCAAGTAGCCACACAACGTCACTGTGTCAATAAAATTCTGACCATTTTGGTCAAGATTATAATTAACTCATATGTTGTGATACGAAGAAAAGCCGATTACCACCGGGGTCACAGGAGAACGTATGGGAAGCATTGAACTCGTTACCATTGCCATCGCACTTGCCATGGATGCCTTTGCCGTTGCCATTGCAACGGGTGTTGCACTGAAAACCGTCAGCCCCCGGCAGACCTTTCGTCTGGCGTGGCACTTTGGGCTGTTTCAGGCCTTGATGCCCATTATCGGCTGGTATTTAGGGAGCACTGTACGTGCGTACATTGAGGCGTATGACCACTGGATCGCATTCGTGCTGCTTGGCTACATCGGCTTCAACATGATCAAAGAGGCATTCGAGGACGATGATGAGGCCAAAGGTGATCCCACTAAAGGGATGACCCTCGTCGTGCTCTCCGTTGCCACAAGTATCGATGCCTTGGCCGTGGGCCTCAGCTTGTCCATGCTGGGTCTGTCCGTCTGGTGGCCCGCCCTGATCATAGGCATCGTGGCTGTCCTGTTCACGGCAGTGGGCCTTCATATCGGCAAAACGGCTGGGCAGGCGAAAAGCATCAGCAAATACGCCGAACTCCTCGGGGGCGTTGTTCTCTTCATCATTGGAGTAAAGATTTTGTGGGAACATGGTGCGTTGACACCGATTCTCAACTTGTAGCAGCGAATGGCTGGCATTTTTGCCACCAATGCCCCGCGCCAAATCAGGCAGGAACTGCCGGAGCAAAAGAAAAGGGCTTTCATCTTGCGATGAAAGCCCTATATCTTCGATGGTGCTCGGGGACAGAATTGAACTGCCGACACGGGGATTTTCAGTCCCCTGCTCTACCGACTGAGCTACCCGAGCGCCGGTAAGGAGTTGTGTTTAGCGAAGCCGGAGTTGCTTTGCAAGTCTTTTTTTCATTTCATCAAACTTTTTTGACTTCTCTTCACTTATTTTCCTCCCCAAAAAGAAGACAGAGCAATAAAAAAGAGCTCCCCGATCTCCGGGAAGCTCTTTCCACTTAACTTATCTCGCGGCGAAAGCCGCCCGTGGGATTCCTAAGGCCCTCGGCCTTAGGTCGGGTGCAGGGCAGAAGGCCCTGCTCGTCCATTCCTCATCCCGCCGAAGGCGGTTTCCCCTTTCGCCTTTACTCTTCATCCTCCAAAGGAGCGCCCATTTCCATGATCCGAGCGGCGTAACCGGTACGCAGCGCCTCGAGATACTCGGTATCGATGGGGCCCTTCCAGGTGGTGATCTCGGTGTAACGCTTGGGAATCTTCACGGCCAAGGGATTGTAGCCCATGCCGATGCGGAGACGCCAACGCAGCTTCTGCACGCGCTCGCCGATCTCGTCCATCTTGCCGTTGAGACCACCGTAGCCCACGGACTCCATGGCCTCGGCAAGGAGGTCGTCCTTGTAGACGCCGCGGGAGAACAGACAACCCACCATGCAGTTGAGGACGATGCGGCCGCGACCGTCTTCCACGAGGAAGTCGAGCGCCTTTTTCACGTCCTTGTCCTCGTGCTTCTGGTCGTAGGCGTAGCCGCCGGAATCCAGATGGGAGTGGCGGAAGCCAAGTCCCTCGGACACGAAGAAGACTTCGCCCGTGGCATAACCGGCCATCTCCTGACCCAGTACGCAGGCGTAATCTTCGCCGCCATAGTGCTCGGCGCACTTGAGGGCGCCCTGCGCCAGCAGACGATAGAAGTCGTTCGGCGGACGGCTCAGGAGCTCCACGGCCTCCATGTAGGTCTCGGCGTCGCCCCACTTGAGAGTGACCTGCGTCTCCTTCTCGCTGATGACGCCCTTCTCAAAGGCCTCGGTGGCCCAAGCCAGCGCGACACCGGCGGACATGCAGTCGAGACCTTCCTTTTCGATGACGTCGAGGACACGGAGCACCTGCGCGGCGTCCGTGATCTCCAACATGCCGCCGCAGGAGAAGATGGGCTCGTAATCGTAGCCCACCTGACGGTAGAGATACTGGTTGTTGGCCTGGAACTGCTCGCGCACGAAGCCGACGTGGATACAACCCACCGGACAGCCCGCGCAGGCGGCGTTTCTCAACAACGTATGGTCGGCAAACGTCTCACCGGAGATATTGCTCGCCTCAGGACTGGTGGTCTGCTGCAGGTTCTTCCACGGCAGGGACTTGAGCTCGTTGAGCGGGTTGATGTTCACGGCCGTGCCGAGACCATGGTACTTGGACATCATCTCGGTGGTGGTGAGCTGCTCGAAGATATGCTTGTAGAGCTTCGGATATTCCTTGGTCTGGGGCAGCTCGAAGCCGCGGTCGCCGAGGATGCAGATGGCCTTGAGGTTCTTGACGCCCATGGCCGTGCCGCCGCCCATGCGCCCGAAGTGGCGGAAGGTGTCGACGTTGATGCAGGCGTAGGAGGACAGATTCTCGCCAGCCGGGCCGATCCGCATGATGGAGCGTCTGCCCGAGCCCGGGAAGATCTTGCGCAGCACGCGTCCGGTGTGGATGGCGTCGAAGCCACGCATGTACTCCACGTCGCGCGTTTCCACACGGCGAGAGCCCACGCACAGGGCGGTGAGGCGCGGGGCCTTACCGACAACCACCAGCGCGTCCAGATCGGCGAACCGGAGGGACAGGGCGGATTTACCACCAGCGTAACTCTCGGTGTACTGATTGTGATAGGGCGAGCGGAAGGCGCAGCATGTCTTGGACATGAGCGGGAAATAGCCGGTGAGCGGGCCAATGGCGAAGATCACGGGCTGGTCCGGGTGATCCCAGTCCTCGTCCATGAGTCCGAACTCCTCGTACAGGCGCGCGGCCAGGCCGGTGCCGCCGAGGTATTCGCTGCGGCCGGGCCGCTCGATGATATTGGTCTTGCCCGTGGTCAGATTGACCATCATGACGCGGAAGAAGTCTCTAATCATTATTCGCCTCCTTCCTTTTCCTTCTTGGGAAGGTCCACCATCTCAAGGCAGTCGTGCGGACAGAAGTCCACACAGCGACCGCAGTGGATGCAGACGTAGGGATTCACCTGGTGATCAAGGAAAATGGCGTCAACCGGGCACGCCTCGGCACACTTGCCGCAGCGGATGCAGAGGTTCTTCTTCTGCATGACACCGCCGTCCTTGCGCTGGGCCATGGCCCCGGTGGGGCAGACGTCAGCGCACGGAGCAGGGTGACAGGCCAGACAAAGCTTGGCCTCGAAGCCGGTGGACAGGCCGCCCGCCGAAGCGATGCGGATGCCCGCCTTGTTCCACGAGAGAAATTTATGAACCTGACGAGAACAGGCCAGCGAGCAGGAATGGCAGCCGATACACCGCTCCATCCTTGCAGCCCTGAGCGCTTTCATAGTGCCTCCGGGGTGGGGAGTTAGGATTTTATACGCGTTCTAATATGTCATGCTTCAGTGACCACAGGACATGATTTTTTGCGGATTGCTCGTCTATCTGTGGTGCAACTTCAGTAAGTTTGCGTATCAGGGTGGCACTGTCAATTGGTT of the Pseudodesulfovibrio sp. zrk46 genome contains:
- a CDS encoding ABC transporter ATP-binding protein; the encoded protein is MRKNLLEVRNIHKFYDDFHVVKNVTFSLEEGEIGCLLGPSGCGKTTLLRTIAGFEDIASGSIAIDGQMVAGPTYVAPENRNIGMVFQDYALFPHLTVADNVAFGLEGVSKQAKQQRVDELLETVGLAGEQSKYPHELSGGQQQRVALARALAPEPKLLLMDEPFSNLDVALRESLSAEIRDILKARSITALMVTHNQNEAFAMADKVGVLSCGEMQQWDAPHAVYHFPANTVVAGFVGEGTFIKGTVQEEGVVETALGTLRGVISVPCETGCEVSVLIRPEDVVHDDDSEHEAIISEKTFRGPTILYTLQLANGEQVQALVPSHHQHAIGQRIGIYQDVEDLVVFPAGSDFTAADKCVVS
- a CDS encoding iron ABC transporter permease; the encoded protein is MSESLKVHTAGETLSPPRRRLFRLQSPGWFAGAALLALVASVPLLVIVGHLLIPQQDVWQHLAENVLATLVANTALLLLCIVPLTAVMGVGLGWLTGACDYPGRKFFAWALVLPFAVPPYVFAFVYLGLFDFSGPVQTALRAAFPSMGFIDIRNVVGVASILSLAFYPYVYLMARSAFMTQGRTAMEAARTLGMKPSRAFFKVALPMARPFIAAGLVLVCMESLADFGAVSIFNYDTFTNAIYKAWFGLFSLESAAQLSSVLAIFVLIALVMEQRMRARMRFTEAGRSSQAERLKLTGFGKWAAFAASLLVFMLAFAVPCIQLAFWAWEVVGPDAVRYVSYSVKTLSLGLTGAAATTLCAMVLAFAKRNDPGHVMTWTSRIATLGYALPGTVLAVGIFIPASWLDAALIHLVSGVTDGKVSPIIQGSLGLMIVAYVVRFMAAAFGSVDSAMQRITPSIGEAARTMGVSGLALLRRIYLPMLNKGLMAGAILVLVDVMKEMPITLMMRPFGWDTLAVKIFEYTSEGEWELAAIPAVVLILVGLVPVLLLTRQSEK
- a CDS encoding extracellular solute-binding protein — protein: MKKLITLSLTALLVAAWTVSAFASEVVVYSARKEHLIKPLFEAYTAKTGVEVKYITGKAGALLERIKAEGANTPADLFITVDAGNLWHAAEEGVLQPLDSAVLTENIPTHLRDPQNRWVGLSVRARTIVYNKDKVNPSELSTYEALGSDEWKGRLLLRTSKKVYNQSLVASMIAEKGEAETEKIVKSWVANMPVAPFSSDTKALEAVVAGVGDVAVVNTYYFGRLLKKNPDLPLAIFWPNQQTTGVHMNVSGAGVTKHAKNQAEAVKLLEWLSSAEAQGKFASLNMEFPANESVKADPVVAAWGEFKGNPMNVAKYGEYQAAAIKLMDRAGYK
- a CDS encoding manganese efflux pump MntP family protein → MGSIELVTIAIALAMDAFAVAIATGVALKTVSPRQTFRLAWHFGLFQALMPIIGWYLGSTVRAYIEAYDHWIAFVLLGYIGFNMIKEAFEDDDEAKGDPTKGMTLVVLSVATSIDALAVGLSLSMLGLSVWWPALIIGIVAVLFTAVGLHIGKTAGQAKSISKYAELLGGVVLFIIGVKILWEHGALTPILNL
- a CDS encoding aldehyde ferredoxin oxidoreductase C-terminal domain-containing protein; the encoded protein is MIRDFFRVMMVNLTTGKTNIIERPGRSEYLGGTGLAARLYEEFGLMDEDWDHPDQPVIFAIGPLTGYFPLMSKTCCAFRSPYHNQYTESYAGGKSALSLRFADLDALVVVGKAPRLTALCVGSRRVETRDVEYMRGFDAIHTGRVLRKIFPGSGRRSIMRIGPAGENLSSYACINVDTFRHFGRMGGGTAMGVKNLKAICILGDRGFELPQTKEYPKLYKHIFEQLTTTEMMSKYHGLGTAVNINPLNELKSLPWKNLQQTTSPEASNISGETFADHTLLRNAACAGCPVGCIHVGFVREQFQANNQYLYRQVGYDYEPIFSCGGMLEITDAAQVLRVLDVIEKEGLDCMSAGVALAWATEAFEKGVISEKETQVTLKWGDAETYMEAVELLSRPPNDFYRLLAQGALKCAEHYGGEDYACVLGQEMAGYATGEVFFVSEGLGFRHSHLDSGGYAYDQKHEDKDVKKALDFLVEDGRGRIVLNCMVGCLFSRGVYKDDLLAEAMESVGYGGLNGKMDEIGERVQKLRWRLRIGMGYNPLAVKIPKRYTEITTWKGPIDTEYLEALRTGYAARIMEMGAPLEDEE
- a CDS encoding 4Fe-4S binding protein — its product is MKALRAARMERCIGCHSCSLACSRQVHKFLSWNKAGIRIASAGGLSTGFEAKLCLACHPAPCADVCPTGAMAQRKDGGVMQKKNLCIRCGKCAEACPVDAIFLDHQVNPYVCIHCGRCVDFCPHDCLEMVDLPKKEKEGGE